In the genome of Flexistipes sinusarabici DSM 4947, one region contains:
- the cas7i gene encoding type I-B CRISPR-associated protein Cas7/Cst2/DevR has translation MSKHLHLGIIFKGTNLNYGESMGNYTSLKKCSIGEQTYSYITRQAIRYDIVRIMEEECGYDKAEIDNVQKVVQFASGAKITDYPEIDFFGYMKTEKKKSNKDEDKNQSDNEGKTKIRKAIARISDAVSLEPFYNEIDFSTNMGLAARKNLENQIYQTETHRSYYSYSVTVDLDKVGVDENDSVNLDTTEKIKRLKALFYSVKTLNRDIKGRRENLNPIFVIGGIYESGNPFFYNQLKLSFSKDGVFLNENIVNSILETQLFNEKPIKNNTQAGAVDGHFKNTDKLNIEIKSVEEFFTNLNNKIKQYFEGQN, from the coding sequence ATGAGTAAACACTTACATTTAGGAATAATCTTTAAAGGAACCAACCTTAATTATGGAGAAAGTATGGGTAATTATACTTCTCTGAAAAAGTGTTCAATTGGAGAGCAAACCTATAGTTATATAACCCGTCAAGCTATAAGGTATGATATAGTAAGAATTATGGAAGAAGAATGCGGATATGATAAAGCCGAAATAGACAATGTACAAAAGGTCGTTCAGTTTGCAAGCGGTGCCAAGATAACTGATTATCCTGAAATTGACTTCTTTGGATATATGAAAACAGAAAAGAAAAAAAGTAACAAAGATGAAGATAAAAATCAGAGTGACAATGAAGGAAAAACAAAAATAAGAAAGGCAATAGCACGTATTAGTGATGCAGTAAGTTTAGAACCATTTTACAATGAAATTGATTTCTCAACTAATATGGGGTTGGCTGCCAGAAAAAACCTTGAAAACCAAATTTATCAAACAGAAACCCACAGAAGCTATTATTCATATAGTGTTACAGTAGATCTTGATAAAGTAGGTGTGGATGAAAATGACAGTGTAAATCTGGACACTACTGAAAAAATCAAAAGATTAAAAGCATTATTCTATTCAGTAAAAACACTAAACAGAGACATAAAAGGCAGAAGGGAAAATTTAAATCCAATTTTTGTTATTGGCGGCATATATGAAAGCGGAAATCCCTTTTTCTATAACCAACTTAAACTTTCATTTTCAAAAGATGGAGTTTTTTTAAATGAAAATATTGTTAATTCAATATTAGAAACACAATTATTTAATGAAAAACCAATAAAGAACAATACTCAAGCAGGTGCAGTAGATGGTCATTTTAAAAATACTGACAAATTAAATATTGAAATTAAAAGCGTTGAAGAATTTTTTACAAATTTAAACAACAAAATAAAACAATACTTTGAGGGTCAAAATTGA
- the cas5 gene encoding CRISPR-associated protein Cas5, translating to MISLKLSLYQNMVNFRKENSFGHVQSYPLPTPSMVRGMAHQILELTKYNPLKISIQGNSDSVTVNMQKVMKFDRDPKSRPINPYIVKVGNSVKTATHGIAFVDNLINCKLIIHIAFENEELTKNLYEKVMKNTVILGRNEDIARVNFDETKLTEISYSDDENELPYSIYVNSEDAKKLQLSGTSFRLPFRYENVTSFSDSRIFHKVNCQFISKNTILNEYTAETFLIDEDGLFVSFLET from the coding sequence TTGATATCTTTAAAGCTCTCTTTGTATCAAAATATGGTTAACTTCCGAAAAGAAAACAGTTTTGGTCATGTTCAAAGTTATCCCCTCCCTACCCCTTCAATGGTGAGGGGAATGGCTCATCAAATTCTTGAATTAACAAAATATAATCCGTTGAAAATCTCAATACAGGGAAACTCTGACAGCGTAACAGTAAATATGCAGAAAGTTATGAAGTTTGATAGAGATCCGAAATCAAGACCAATCAATCCTTATATTGTTAAAGTTGGTAACTCTGTAAAAACTGCAACACACGGTATTGCTTTTGTTGACAATCTAATAAACTGCAAACTAATTATACATATTGCTTTTGAAAATGAAGAATTAACCAAAAATCTTTATGAAAAAGTAATGAAAAACACTGTCATTTTGGGACGCAATGAGGATATTGCAAGAGTCAATTTTGACGAAACAAAATTAACAGAAATTTCTTATTCAGATGATGAAAATGAACTTCCATACTCAATTTACGTAAATTCAGAAGATGCAAAAAAGTTGCAATTATCCGGAACCAGTTTCAGGCTACCTTTTCGCTATGAAAATGTAACTTCTTTTTCTGATAGTAGAATTTTTCACAAAGTAAACTGTCAGTTTATTTCTAAAAATACTATCTTAAATGAATACACAGCAGAAACATTTTTAATCGATGAAGATGGGTTATTTGTAAGTTTTTTGGAAACTTAA